A window of Formosa sp. Hel1_31_208 contains these coding sequences:
- the glmM gene encoding phosphoglucosamine mutase — protein MTLIKSISGIRGTIGGTVGDNLTPIDAVKFASAYGMWIKQQRNKEHYRVVVGRDARISGEMIQNLVMNTLVGLGIHVIDLGLSTTPTVEIAVPMEHADGGIILTASHNPKQWNALKLLDAKGEFLNAEEGAKILEIAETDEMSFADVDSLGKITINDAYIDMHIDEVLAMNLVNKKAIEKANFKVVVDGVNSTGGIAIPMLLERLGVHPVKLYCEPNGHFPHNPEPLKEHLTDLSEAVVKANADFGIVVDPDVDRLAFMDENGDMFGEEYTLVACADYVLSKIPGNTVSNMSSTRALRDITEKHGGTYEASAVGEVNVVTLMKKNNAVIGGEGNGGVIYPELHYGRDALVGVALFLSLLAEGHMTVSELRASYPNYFMSKKKIQLTPDLDVDGILEVMEKNYAHEKLTTIDGVKIDFTNSWVHLRKSNTEPIIRIYTEAPSQHEAVDLADRIISEIKSIANI, from the coding sequence ATGACACTTATAAAATCAATCTCAGGAATTCGTGGTACTATTGGAGGAACAGTTGGTGATAATCTTACACCAATTGATGCTGTAAAATTCGCATCTGCTTATGGTATGTGGATCAAACAGCAACGCAATAAAGAACACTATCGTGTAGTTGTTGGTAGAGATGCTCGTATTTCGGGTGAAATGATTCAAAATTTAGTCATGAATACGTTAGTTGGACTGGGTATTCACGTTATTGATTTAGGATTATCGACCACACCAACAGTTGAGATTGCAGTGCCTATGGAACATGCTGATGGTGGTATCATACTTACAGCTAGTCACAATCCAAAACAATGGAATGCACTTAAATTATTAGATGCCAAAGGCGAGTTTTTAAATGCGGAAGAAGGAGCTAAGATTTTAGAAATAGCCGAAACAGATGAGATGTCATTTGCTGATGTGGATAGCTTGGGTAAAATAACGATAAACGATGCCTATATCGATATGCATATTGATGAGGTATTAGCGATGAATCTTGTCAATAAAAAAGCAATTGAAAAAGCTAATTTTAAAGTGGTTGTTGATGGTGTGAATTCGACAGGAGGTATTGCAATACCGATGTTGTTAGAACGACTAGGAGTACATCCAGTAAAGCTTTATTGTGAGCCAAACGGACATTTTCCTCATAATCCAGAACCGTTAAAAGAACACTTAACAGATCTCTCAGAGGCTGTTGTTAAGGCGAATGCTGATTTTGGAATAGTTGTAGATCCAGATGTTGATCGTTTAGCCTTTATGGATGAAAACGGAGACATGTTTGGAGAAGAATATACCTTAGTAGCTTGTGCCGATTACGTATTAAGTAAAATACCGGGAAATACCGTTAGTAATATGAGTTCTACTCGAGCATTGCGCGATATCACCGAAAAACATGGAGGGACTTATGAAGCCAGTGCCGTTGGAGAGGTAAATGTTGTCACTCTTATGAAAAAAAACAATGCTGTTATTGGTGGTGAAGGAAATGGAGGTGTTATTTATCCGGAATTGCATTATGGAAGAGATGCGCTTGTTGGTGTGGCTTTGTTTTTAAGTTTATTGGCCGAAGGTCATATGACCGTGAGCGAATTGAGAGCCTCTTACCCGAATTACTTTATGAGTAAGAAAAAAATTCAATTAACACCTGATTTGGATGTCGATGGCATATTAGAAGTTATGGAAAAAAATTATGCACATGAAAAGTTGACAACTATTGATGGAGTTAAAATCGATTTTACCAATTCATGGGTGCATTTGCGAAAAAGTAATACCGAGCCAATTATTCGAATTTATACCGAAGCTCCTAGCCAACATGAGGCTGTTGACCTAGCAGATAGGATTATTTCAGAAATCAAATCGATAGCAAATATTTAG
- a CDS encoding lysophospholipid acyltransferase family protein, producing MQLLIYIIAYPFLWLISILPFRLLYAFSDVIYLFIYRIFGYRKKTVQYNLRLVFPDKDNAEINRITRRFYHHFCDMMVEAIKSLSISEAEMKERFKFSNVELIQNLENQNRSIVLMCAHYGSWEWIFILQTYVKSRGNAVYKRIENKYFDRLVKRIRAKYNTYLITTKETIPVLVKLKKQGITSVNGFVSDQTPKPWKAFHWKEFMNIRVPVHTGAEMLAKKLDMSVVFFRVKRIKRGFYETTFETIAEYPKEVPNYEITDKFLTLVEQQIYEAPEYYLWTHKRWKHKDKSPEDYQ from the coding sequence ATGCAACTTCTAATTTACATTATCGCTTATCCGTTTTTATGGTTAATCTCCATATTACCGTTTAGATTATTGTATGCCTTTTCAGATGTCATCTATTTATTTATATATCGCATATTTGGTTATCGAAAAAAAACGGTGCAATACAACTTAAGGCTAGTGTTTCCGGACAAAGATAATGCAGAAATCAATCGCATTACCCGGCGATTTTATCACCATTTTTGTGATATGATGGTTGAAGCTATCAAATCTTTATCTATTTCCGAAGCAGAAATGAAAGAACGCTTTAAGTTTAGCAACGTAGAGTTAATTCAGAACCTAGAAAATCAAAATCGAAGTATCGTATTAATGTGTGCTCATTATGGCAGTTGGGAGTGGATATTTATTTTACAAACGTATGTGAAATCTCGAGGTAATGCTGTTTATAAACGTATTGAGAATAAATATTTTGATAGATTAGTGAAGCGTATTAGAGCAAAATACAACACCTATCTGATTACCACTAAAGAGACGATTCCTGTATTGGTAAAATTAAAAAAACAAGGAATTACTTCGGTCAACGGATTTGTATCCGATCAAACTCCAAAACCTTGGAAAGCCTTTCATTGGAAAGAATTCATGAATATTAGAGTCCCAGTGCATACTGGTGCAGAAATGTTAGCGAAAAAGTTGGATATGTCTGTCGTGTTTTTTAGAGTAAAGCGCATAAAACGTGGTTTCTATGAGACTACTTTTGAAACCATAGCTGAATATCCTAAAGAGGTTCCCAATTACGAAATCACAGATAAATTCTTAACCTTAGTTGAACAGCAAATCTATGAAGCTCCTGAATATTACTTATGGACCCATAAACGCTGGAAACACAAAGACAAGTCCCCTGAAGATTATCAATAG
- a CDS encoding aminotransferase class V-fold PLP-dependent enzyme yields MISTEVNKTSPSDLELYFNQFRQHIIGIDQEFESPFGTRKIIYTDWTASGRLYRPIEEKLCNEFGPFVANTHTETTVSGTAMTKAYHEAKHIIKAHVNCDEDDVLIVSGNGMTGVVNKFQRILGLKVPENLRKYIDVPDEIRPVVFITHMEHHSNQTSWLETIARVEVIPPDENGLFSLKNLELLLEEYKDCTLKIASVIGGSNVTGIQTPHHDIAELMHKHGGVCFVDFACSAPYVDINMHPENELQYLDAIFFSPHKFLGGPGTSGVLIFNKRLYKNMIPDCPGGGTVSWTNPWGEHKYIDNIEDREDGGTPGFLQTIKAALTIKLKEQMGVDNILKREHELTQIVFNELSSIETIKILAGQHQDRLGVISFYIDDLHYNLGVKLLNDRFGIQTRGGCSCAGTYGHFLLHVDQQTSHELTNEISIGDLVRKPGWIRMSIHPTTTNDEMVYVCEAIKSLAQHHREWAKDYEYQGKTNEFIHKSLLSRPDSTDDMVNAWFKL; encoded by the coding sequence ATGATTTCTACGGAAGTTAATAAGACCTCACCATCAGATCTTGAATTGTATTTTAATCAGTTCAGACAGCATATTATTGGAATAGATCAGGAGTTTGAGTCGCCATTTGGAACCCGAAAAATTATTTACACCGATTGGACCGCTTCAGGCAGATTATATAGGCCTATAGAGGAAAAACTTTGTAATGAGTTTGGACCTTTCGTTGCTAATACACATACCGAAACTACAGTATCAGGTACGGCGATGACCAAAGCTTATCACGAAGCCAAACATATCATCAAGGCTCATGTCAACTGTGATGAAGATGATGTTTTAATCGTTTCAGGTAATGGGATGACAGGTGTCGTCAATAAATTTCAAAGAATTCTAGGACTTAAAGTTCCTGAGAACCTAAGAAAATATATTGATGTGCCAGATGAAATACGTCCAGTAGTATTTATTACGCATATGGAACATCATTCTAATCAAACGTCTTGGTTGGAGACCATCGCTAGAGTAGAGGTTATACCGCCAGATGAGAACGGTTTATTTAGTTTAAAAAATCTAGAATTACTGTTAGAAGAATATAAAGACTGTACCTTAAAAATAGCCTCAGTTATTGGAGGTTCTAATGTTACTGGCATTCAAACGCCGCATCATGATATTGCAGAGCTTATGCATAAACACGGCGGAGTGTGTTTCGTTGATTTTGCTTGTTCAGCACCTTATGTTGATATTAATATGCATCCAGAAAATGAACTTCAGTATTTGGACGCCATTTTCTTTTCGCCACATAAATTCTTAGGTGGACCAGGAACGTCTGGTGTATTAATTTTCAACAAGAGATTGTATAAAAATATGATTCCTGATTGTCCAGGTGGCGGAACAGTAAGTTGGACCAATCCATGGGGAGAACATAAATATATAGACAATATCGAGGATCGAGAAGATGGCGGAACGCCAGGGTTTTTACAAACTATAAAGGCGGCCCTAACGATCAAGCTGAAAGAACAAATGGGAGTGGATAATATCCTCAAACGCGAGCATGAATTGACACAAATTGTATTCAATGAATTATCGTCAATTGAGACTATTAAAATTTTGGCAGGACAACATCAGGATCGACTGGGTGTGATTTCTTTTTATATTGACGACTTGCATTATAATTTAGGTGTAAAATTATTGAATGATCGTTTTGGGATTCAAACACGAGGAGGTTGTAGTTGTGCAGGTACCTATGGGCATTTTTTACTGCATGTGGACCAACAAACTAGTCATGAACTCACTAATGAAATTTCTATTGGAGACTTGGTAAGAAAACCGGGTTGGATTCGTATGTCAATACATCCAACAACAACTAATGACGAAATGGTTTATGTGTGTGAAGCAATCAAATCTTTAGCACAGCATCATAGGGAGTGGGCAAAAGACTATGAATACCAAGGAAAAACGAATGAGTTCATTCATAAGTCCTTGCTTTCCAGACCAGACTCCACTGATGACATGGTCAATGCGTGGTTTAAATTGTAA
- a CDS encoding rhomboid family intramembrane serine protease produces the protein MGNISLFTIIIIAANALISYKGFGDYGFFERYKFNVGSVRRGEQFRIFSSGFLHADTSHLLFNMITLFFFADRVIWHLGEFNFLLVYVGSLLLGSLLSLYFHKNEYQYSAVGASGAVMGIIYSAILLDPHMRINIIIPGYVFGIGYLIYSIYGMKKRVGNIGHDAHFGGAVGGYILTLILKPSLFETQLQMVGLLAVPIVVLLVMHKLGKI, from the coding sequence ATGGGCAATATAAGTTTATTCACAATCATCATCATCGCAGCAAACGCTTTGATCTCGTATAAAGGTTTTGGAGATTATGGTTTTTTTGAGCGTTATAAATTCAATGTAGGTAGCGTAAGACGCGGGGAACAATTTAGAATATTTAGTTCTGGTTTTCTTCATGCAGACACCTCACATTTGTTATTTAATATGATCACTTTGTTCTTTTTTGCGGATCGTGTCATTTGGCATTTAGGCGAATTTAATTTTTTGTTAGTTTATGTAGGAAGTTTGCTCCTTGGAAGTTTATTATCCTTATATTTTCATAAAAACGAGTATCAATATAGTGCAGTAGGGGCGAGTGGAGCTGTAATGGGGATTATTTACTCGGCGATTTTACTCGATCCTCATATGCGGATAAATATCATTATTCCGGGTTATGTATTCGGGATAGGTTATTTAATTTATTCCATTTATGGTATGAAAAAGCGAGTTGGGAATATTGGTCATGACGCACATTTTGGTGGAGCAGTTGGAGGTTATATCTTAACATTGATACTCAAGCCATCATTGTTTGAGACGCAATTGCAAATGGTTGGATTATTAGCGGTACCAATTGTTGTGTTATTAGTCATGCATAAACTAGGAAAAATCTAA